The following are encoded in a window of Qipengyuania soli genomic DNA:
- a CDS encoding CDP-alcohol phosphatidyltransferase family protein: MPASDNANSGKHLPTSPEGRIVELQNPLDRALYHPVAAYLARSLARTVVTPNMVSVLGSLAIVLAGIAYIQPAWPLAALAGLCLHMSWHVFDGADGDLARRTGRVSASGEIIDGICDYAGHTVLYVLLAAAASREVGPVVWVLAVAAGVSRVVQANFYEVQRRQFAYWAYGVGWLRSGNETSGTNFLAVAARTYLRIASFFSPPQSEIDDAATDPSRAQMLSRLVRDLGPFAFAGSSLLGANYRTLVLGVSMLFGSPLWYFAYEAVVLNIVMGISLARSRRNLRALTAALQSGSSTVR, encoded by the coding sequence GTGCCCGCTTCCGATAACGCCAACTCTGGCAAGCACTTGCCGACTTCTCCGGAAGGGCGGATCGTCGAGCTACAGAACCCGCTTGACCGCGCGCTGTACCATCCGGTCGCCGCGTATCTCGCACGGTCGCTTGCCCGCACGGTTGTCACTCCGAACATGGTTTCCGTCCTTGGCAGTTTGGCAATTGTTCTGGCCGGGATTGCCTACATCCAACCCGCCTGGCCGCTGGCAGCACTGGCCGGCTTGTGCCTGCACATGTCATGGCATGTCTTTGATGGAGCGGATGGCGATCTGGCGCGGCGAACTGGCCGGGTCAGTGCGTCAGGAGAGATCATTGACGGGATTTGCGACTACGCCGGTCACACGGTCCTTTATGTCCTTCTGGCCGCTGCGGCTTCGCGGGAGGTTGGGCCGGTGGTCTGGGTCCTCGCGGTGGCCGCCGGCGTCAGTCGGGTAGTCCAGGCCAATTTCTACGAAGTACAACGCCGTCAATTCGCGTATTGGGCGTATGGTGTGGGGTGGCTGAGATCCGGCAACGAAACTTCGGGCACGAATTTTCTGGCCGTCGCGGCCCGGACGTACCTACGCATCGCGAGCTTCTTCTCTCCACCGCAATCCGAGATCGACGACGCAGCGACCGACCCCTCGCGTGCCCAGATGCTGTCGCGGCTGGTGCGCGACCTCGGACCTTTCGCCTTCGCAGGAAGCAGCCTGCTCGGCGCCAACTATCGTACTCTCGTCCTCGGTGTTTCGATGCTGTTCGGATCGCCCCTATGGTACTTCGCCTACGAAGCGGTAGTTCTCAACATCGTCATGGGCATCAGCCTAGCGCGTTCGCGAAGAAACCTGAGGGCCCTCACTGCTGCGCTTCAATCAGGCTCGAGCACTGTGCGATAG
- a CDS encoding CDP-alcohol phosphatidyltransferase family protein: MSAPTPAAITFPSERAANFLVAGVPATARAMLQFAKVHGGENRQVIVAVPGGWSPSPLTVREIHRLAPGFELLAVDSCGLGERPLIGGDTLQTPGEVSPNAGDADVPTLQALGRRIVASTGKPTDGIVSRHLNRPISQFITRLVLMVPAARPWHATFAAGLLGIAMFVALISGGSQGLLVGAALFQLASIVDGVDGEMARATFRSSAAGAMMDSLTDTATNLCFVGGVSFNLFTAGEETAGLAGLAGGIILALGSAILAIQSRRDGGDLTFDALKTRFGQRPSAVRRWLTYITMRDFYAFAAFLAIVAGLATALLYVFVAVAIGWFVVLCWTLLTTSTSVRQG; the protein is encoded by the coding sequence ATGTCAGCCCCCACTCCTGCCGCGATAACCTTCCCGTCCGAGCGCGCGGCAAACTTTCTCGTTGCAGGCGTACCTGCGACAGCCAGAGCCATGTTGCAGTTCGCGAAGGTCCATGGCGGGGAAAACAGGCAAGTAATTGTCGCCGTGCCCGGAGGCTGGTCGCCCTCCCCACTGACCGTGCGCGAGATACATCGCCTCGCGCCGGGGTTCGAATTGCTGGCGGTCGACTCGTGCGGCCTCGGCGAACGCCCACTGATTGGTGGCGATACGCTGCAGACACCGGGAGAGGTTTCGCCAAATGCGGGGGATGCGGATGTGCCGACCCTGCAAGCGCTCGGGCGCAGGATCGTCGCCAGCACCGGCAAGCCGACCGACGGAATCGTCTCGCGACACCTCAACCGACCGATTTCGCAGTTCATCACGCGCCTCGTCCTGATGGTTCCTGCGGCACGCCCATGGCATGCGACCTTCGCGGCAGGCCTGCTGGGTATCGCGATGTTCGTTGCACTGATCAGCGGTGGTTCGCAGGGGCTGCTGGTCGGCGCTGCATTGTTCCAGCTGGCTTCCATCGTCGATGGAGTGGACGGCGAAATGGCGAGAGCCACCTTCCGCAGTTCAGCGGCCGGTGCGATGATGGACAGTCTCACCGATACCGCAACCAACCTCTGTTTCGTCGGCGGCGTCAGTTTCAACCTGTTCACTGCCGGCGAGGAGACCGCCGGTCTTGCAGGCCTTGCCGGCGGTATCATCCTGGCTCTGGGCAGTGCCATCCTCGCCATCCAGTCGCGACGCGACGGTGGCGACCTGACTTTCGATGCGCTCAAGACGCGCTTCGGGCAGCGCCCCTCCGCCGTCAGGCGTTGGTTGACCTACATCACCATGCGGGATTTTTACGCCTTTGCCGCCTTCCTTGCGATCGTGGCAGGCCTTGCGACCGCGCTCCTCTACGTCTTCGTGGCGGTGGCCATCGGCTGGTTCGTCGTCCTTTGCTGGACACTGCTCACGACCTCGACATCAGTTAGGCAAGGTTAA
- a CDS encoding M10 family metallopeptidase C-terminal domain-containing protein produces the protein MDGQTFRLNETFDGDDTFSFDFLDNTGNPLAGESVHAGGCICPACLAHDGGKLFQPGTGISGAEDTIPGSTLTTATLSPGSYQTSAIDTPGDSDWFRITLTAGQTYTFSTYLPGGGLVDSILNLRNSSGGIVATNDDANTDAGLYYSEITFTATTSGTYYLDVTGYDTATGDYYVTSSRPVADAAGSTAATASSIVVDGAIVSASLEQTGDHDWYAVTLQAGQTYEFVTSATGGASDVDTTLTLRTASGSVLAFNDDSSGTYSRIRFVAQTSGTYYIDVAGWAEGEQGTYHLSAGIAEPLSEYSNDQIADQLLYGYWGGQGAGRHFNVGIGGTITVNVTALTTDGQFLARSALTLWSDVLGINFSEVSSGGQIVFDDTESGAFATSTTSGGFIISSQVNISTDWLVSSGTTLDSYSFQTYLHEIGHALGLGHAGNYNNTADYTSDASYLNDSWATTVMSYFDQSENTFFQAQGFTRVFAVTPRAADIVAIQEAYGVANSTRTGDTFYGVGNTSGRDVYGVGDAATDQLGRLLAFTIVDHGGVDTLNYSSFATAQVINLNQETYSNVGGSVGNMTIARGTVIENAVGGSGSDQLIGNGVANRLTGLGGNDSIDGGSNVDTAVVRGLRSAYTVTQTSTGVFQVTGPDGTDTLRNVEYLQFDNATLRLLPGTGVSVNFNTADRSVYQSAMNNIRDFDGNALGGNGGWLRIGSADVNGDGDVDQILVNRTIGRFATVGTAPDGLVYFADHGWAGETRVAGIYIDPLVAAGQVVAGSANDSQRRFQNDLQIENINRVLGADDYDGDGLQEVYFALTDGTAYLHAYMHADGNIRYANYQSQQQVIDYLTANGFAPSTWAGWFPAGAEPAGDIAKAFDTGLTSSDVPNGLGEGILAPHIADNHALPTGELFF, from the coding sequence ATGGACGGGCAGACTTTCAGGTTGAACGAAACCTTCGATGGGGACGACACGTTCTCGTTCGATTTCCTCGATAATACAGGCAATCCGCTGGCTGGTGAAAGCGTCCATGCCGGAGGTTGCATTTGCCCCGCATGCCTCGCCCATGATGGCGGCAAGCTGTTCCAGCCGGGCACCGGGATTTCCGGCGCGGAGGACACCATCCCCGGCAGCACGCTCACCACCGCGACTCTCAGCCCCGGCAGCTACCAGACGAGTGCCATCGACACTCCGGGTGACAGCGACTGGTTTCGCATCACGCTGACGGCAGGCCAGACTTACACCTTTTCGACCTACCTGCCGGGCGGCGGCCTGGTCGACAGTATCCTGAACCTGCGCAACTCATCCGGTGGGATCGTCGCAACCAATGACGATGCCAATACCGATGCCGGGCTGTACTATTCCGAGATCACCTTCACTGCCACGACCAGCGGGACCTATTATCTCGACGTCACCGGTTACGACACGGCCACGGGCGACTATTACGTCACCAGCTCGCGTCCGGTTGCAGATGCGGCAGGATCCACCGCCGCAACCGCTTCGTCGATTGTAGTTGATGGAGCGATTGTCAGCGCCTCGCTCGAGCAGACGGGTGACCACGACTGGTATGCCGTCACTCTTCAGGCCGGGCAGACCTACGAATTCGTCACGAGCGCCACCGGCGGAGCAAGCGATGTCGATACCACGCTGACCCTGCGGACCGCTTCGGGCAGCGTCCTTGCCTTCAACGACGACAGTTCCGGAACATATTCGCGCATCCGTTTCGTCGCGCAAACTTCAGGCACGTATTATATCGACGTGGCCGGCTGGGCCGAGGGAGAGCAAGGCACATATCACCTGTCTGCGGGCATTGCCGAGCCGCTCAGCGAGTATTCGAACGACCAGATCGCCGACCAGCTGCTCTACGGCTACTGGGGCGGACAGGGCGCCGGTCGTCATTTCAACGTCGGCATCGGCGGCACGATTACCGTCAATGTCACGGCTTTGACCACTGACGGTCAGTTCCTCGCACGCTCCGCCCTGACGCTGTGGAGCGACGTGCTCGGGATAAATTTCTCCGAGGTCTCGAGCGGTGGCCAGATAGTGTTCGACGATACCGAAAGCGGTGCTTTCGCGACTTCGACGACGTCCGGCGGTTTCATCATCAGCTCGCAGGTCAACATCTCGACCGACTGGCTGGTTTCATCGGGCACGACGCTCGACAGCTATTCCTTCCAGACCTACCTTCACGAGATCGGCCACGCGCTCGGCCTGGGTCATGCGGGTAATTACAACAACACCGCCGATTACACGAGCGATGCCAGCTATCTGAACGATTCCTGGGCCACGACCGTGATGTCGTACTTCGATCAGTCCGAGAACACGTTCTTCCAGGCCCAGGGATTCACGCGAGTCTTCGCGGTTACCCCGCGCGCGGCGGACATTGTCGCGATCCAGGAAGCTTATGGCGTGGCCAACTCGACCCGCACCGGCGACACTTTCTACGGTGTCGGCAATACTTCGGGACGTGACGTCTACGGTGTGGGTGATGCCGCTACCGATCAGTTGGGCCGTTTGCTCGCATTCACGATTGTGGATCACGGCGGCGTCGACACTCTCAACTATTCGAGTTTTGCGACAGCCCAGGTCATCAACCTGAACCAGGAAACCTATTCGAACGTTGGCGGCAGCGTCGGCAACATGACGATTGCGCGCGGAACGGTGATCGAAAATGCGGTCGGTGGGTCAGGTTCCGATCAGCTAATCGGCAATGGTGTTGCCAATCGCCTCACCGGTCTTGGCGGCAATGATTCGATTGACGGCGGATCGAACGTAGACACTGCGGTGGTTCGCGGTTTGCGGTCGGCATATACGGTGACCCAGACCTCGACCGGTGTTTTCCAGGTCACTGGGCCCGATGGGACCGACACGCTGCGCAATGTCGAGTATCTCCAGTTCGACAATGCCACGCTGCGCCTGCTTCCCGGCACCGGCGTCTCGGTCAACTTCAACACCGCCGACCGCAGCGTCTACCAGTCCGCGATGAACAACATCCGCGACTTCGACGGCAATGCGCTGGGCGGCAATGGCGGATGGCTGCGTATCGGCAGCGCCGACGTCAACGGCGACGGCGATGTCGACCAGATCCTCGTCAACCGCACCATCGGCCGCTTCGCCACTGTCGGCACCGCACCCGACGGCCTCGTCTACTTCGCCGACCATGGCTGGGCCGGCGAGACGCGCGTTGCCGGCATCTACATCGATCCGCTGGTTGCCGCGGGCCAGGTCGTCGCAGGCTCGGCCAACGACAGCCAGCGACGCTTCCAGAACGATCTCCAGATCGAGAACATCAACCGCGTGCTGGGAGCCGACGACTACGATGGCGACGGGCTGCAGGAGGTCTATTTCGCGCTGACCGACGGGACGGCGTACCTCCATGCCTACATGCATGCCGACGGCAACATCCGCTATGCCAACTACCAGAGCCAGCAGCAGGTGATCGACTACCTCACCGCCAACGGCTTCGCCCCCTCCACCTGGGCAGGCTGGTTCCCGGCAGGCGCGGAGCCCGCCGGCGACATCGCCAAGGCGTTCGACACAGGCCTGACATCCAGCGATGTCCCCAATGGCCTTGGCGAAGGCATCCTCGCCCCGCACATCGCAGACAACCACGCACTGCCGACAGGGGAACTGTTCTTCTAG
- a CDS encoding calcium-binding protein codes for MPATLISTQGDEDWTLSADGTIIYVAGNDGYLRVYDSQTGALLYQVQLGSDLGAISLSPDGSHLAIVEEIAENVQQTQNWTSNTADVSLYVVDLGTFSATAYTYTVTGSDYTFSDVTWSDADTLQVSQNILPGWSGWAPLSTVELADGSRTLSGSYYAGLGSAASLLTIPDSNVVLLGQLGLSSAEYFLIAPNGSSTASNGIYENNVYGYAEGIEAASGVTADDRIIIVTGGGAHLYTGTMQYVGDLSSIYPSLGYAQGVAFSPDGQRIFFLDGQNQAVVVVDAYNYALVGSVSVSGVNFATLHWGAEIVVSADGEGFYYNTAQGIVHATIDLPDLGTEGPDTLNGTPGDDIINGRGGADTIYGLAGDDWLIGGAGNDNLFGGTGLDIASYEDAPSGVTVDLAITTAQATGGAGSDTLAEIEGLSGSLYNDTLYGDGGNNLLLGFDGNDLLRGRGGDDDIYGENGNDSLYGDAGIDWLFGGDGNDLLDGGTGADRLEGGNGDDIYVVDHFGDEIIETATGGNDTMRVYGFDAVIASSVETLVIMEGAFNATGNFVANTLIGSSESNILTGLGGNDSIDGGSNVDTAVVRGLQSAYTVTQTSTGVFQVTGPDGTDTLRNVEYLQFDNATLRLLPGTGVSVNFNTADRSVYQSAMNNIRDFDGNALGGNGGWLRIGSADVNGDGDVDQILVNRTIGRFATVGTAPDGLVYFADHGWAGETRVAGIYIDPLVAAGQVVAGSANDSQRRFQNDLQIENINRVLGADDYDGDGLQEVYFALTDGTAYLHAYMHADGNIRYANYQSQQQVIDYLTANGFAPSTWAGWFPAGAEPAGDIAKAFDTGLTSSDVPNGLGEGILAPHVADNHALPTGELFF; via the coding sequence ATGCCAGCCACACTAATCTCGACCCAGGGCGACGAGGACTGGACCCTCAGCGCCGATGGAACCATCATCTATGTTGCGGGGAACGACGGTTACCTTCGGGTCTATGATTCACAGACCGGCGCCCTCCTCTACCAGGTACAGCTGGGCAGTGATCTTGGTGCCATCTCTCTATCCCCTGACGGGTCGCACCTCGCAATCGTCGAAGAAATTGCCGAGAACGTCCAGCAGACGCAGAACTGGACCAGCAATACCGCCGATGTGAGCCTCTACGTCGTCGATCTGGGGACGTTTTCCGCCACTGCCTACACCTATACGGTAACCGGAAGCGACTACACCTTCTCCGACGTCACCTGGAGCGACGCGGATACCCTGCAGGTGTCGCAGAACATCCTTCCCGGGTGGAGCGGCTGGGCACCATTGTCGACCGTCGAACTTGCTGATGGCAGCAGAACTCTGAGCGGTAGCTATTATGCAGGTCTCGGCTCTGCGGCGTCGCTGCTGACCATACCCGATTCCAATGTCGTCCTGCTTGGCCAGTTGGGATTGTCGTCCGCCGAATATTTCCTCATCGCTCCGAACGGCTCGAGCACGGCCAGCAACGGCATCTACGAGAACAACGTCTATGGCTACGCCGAGGGGATCGAAGCTGCGTCCGGCGTCACTGCGGATGACCGTATCATCATCGTCACCGGTGGCGGCGCGCACCTGTATACCGGCACGATGCAATATGTTGGCGACCTGTCCAGCATCTATCCGTCGCTCGGCTATGCCCAAGGTGTGGCGTTCAGCCCTGACGGACAGCGCATTTTCTTCCTTGATGGCCAGAACCAGGCTGTCGTGGTCGTCGACGCCTACAATTACGCTCTCGTTGGCAGCGTCTCCGTATCCGGCGTAAATTTCGCCACCCTTCATTGGGGAGCCGAAATCGTGGTCTCCGCCGACGGAGAAGGGTTCTACTACAACACAGCTCAGGGCATCGTCCACGCGACCATCGACCTGCCGGATCTCGGCACTGAGGGGCCAGACACGCTGAACGGTACGCCTGGTGACGACATCATCAATGGGCGTGGAGGCGCAGATACGATCTACGGCCTGGCCGGGGACGACTGGCTGATTGGCGGTGCAGGCAACGATAACCTCTTCGGAGGAACCGGGCTCGATATTGCAAGCTACGAAGATGCCCCCTCGGGCGTCACTGTGGACCTTGCGATAACGACTGCGCAGGCCACCGGCGGGGCAGGCAGCGATACGCTGGCCGAAATCGAAGGTCTGAGTGGTTCGCTTTACAATGACACCCTGTACGGAGACGGTGGCAATAATCTGCTGCTCGGCTTCGACGGTAACGACTTGCTCCGTGGCCGCGGCGGCGATGACGATATCTACGGTGAAAACGGCAACGACTCACTTTACGGGGATGCCGGTATCGATTGGTTGTTCGGCGGCGATGGCAACGACCTCCTCGATGGCGGAACCGGCGCCGACCGGCTCGAAGGTGGCAATGGCGATGATATTTATGTCGTCGACCATTTCGGTGACGAGATCATCGAGACCGCAACCGGCGGCAACGACACCATGCGAGTTTATGGCTTCGACGCGGTGATCGCGAGCTCCGTGGAAACCCTCGTCATCATGGAGGGTGCATTCAACGCCACCGGCAATTTCGTGGCCAACACCCTGATCGGTTCGAGCGAGAGCAACATCCTCACCGGTCTTGGCGGCAATGATTCGATTGACGGCGGATCGAACGTGGACACAGCGGTGGTTCGCGGTTTGCAGTCGGCATATACGGTGACCCAGACCTCGACCGGTGTTTTCCAGGTCACTGGGCCCGATGGGACCGACACGCTGCGCAATGTCGAGTATCTCCAGTTCGACAATGCCACGCTGCGCCTGCTTCCCGGCACCGGCGTCTCGGTCAACTTCAACACCGCCGACCGCAGCGTCTACCAGTCCGCGATGAACAACATCCGCGACTTCGACGGCAATGCGCTGGGCGGCAATGGCGGATGGCTGCGTATCGGCAGCGCCGACGTCAACGGCGACGGCGATGTCGACCAGATCCTCGTCAACCGCACCATCGGCCGCTTCGCCACTGTCGGCACCGCACCCGACGGCCTCGTCTACTTCGCCGACCATGGCTGGGCCGGCGAGACGCGCGTTGCCGGCATCTACATCGATCCGCTGGTTGCCGCGGGCCAGGTCGTCGCAGGCTCGGCCAACGACAGCCAGCGACGCTTCCAGAACGATCTCCAGATCGAGAACATCAACCGCGTGCTGGGAGCCGACGACTACGATGGCGACGGGCTGCAGGAGGTCTATTTCGCGCTGACCGACGGGACGGCGTACCTCCATGCCTACATGCATGCCGACGGCAACATCCGCTATGCCAACTACCAGAGCCAGCAGCAGGTGATCGACTACCTCACCGCCAACGGCTTCGCCCCCTCCACCTGGGCAGGCTGGTTCCCGGCAGGCGCGGAGCCCGCCGGCGACATCGCCAAGGCGTTCGACACAGGCCTGACATCCAGCGATGTCCCCAATGGCCTTGGCGAAGGCATCCTCGCCCCGCACGTCGCAGACAACCACGCACTGCCGACCGGGGAACTGTTCTTCTAG
- a CDS encoding cation:proton antiporter, which translates to MASAELASPALSDALVILGAAGLVIPVFTRFRITPVIGFILIGILVGPYGLGRLVFEHPWLNHITISDPDSLEIYAEFGIILLLFTIGLELSFNRLWEMRRLVFGLGALELLVIGTCAATFLSMMGQYWTGALALGFALAFSSTAIVLPISGTSSPVGRAALSMLLFEDIMIVPIIFVLGAIAPNADAEGWEGLLTTLWQGGLVIAAMMVLGRFALPRLFGQAARTKSPELFLAASMLVVIGSSLATAAVGLSPIVGALIAGLLIAETEYHGEVEAIMDPFKGLALGIFLITVGMSIDVATIWENLGTIIAAVVTILLFKALVTGILLRLMGARRSTAAETGILMASPSETTLIVLAAASSALLIQPGTAQFWQIVTAVGLTVTPLLALLGRVIARRVEPVPELPPEDEGEARVIIVGAGRVGLLVAQMLSAHKKPYVALDADPDLIESAKREGYRAVFGDAARGDAMTRLGIDHAVAVVLTMDEPVLVQRLVTKLRNEHPDLLIVCRARDVEHAAALYRAGASHAVPETLESSLQLSEAVLVDIGVAMGPVIASIHEKRDEFRAQIEEEGALDYKPKLRSSTADAAA; encoded by the coding sequence ATGGCCTCAGCCGAACTTGCCTCCCCCGCCCTGTCCGACGCGCTCGTCATTCTTGGCGCGGCAGGGCTCGTCATCCCCGTTTTCACGCGTTTCCGGATAACGCCAGTCATTGGCTTCATCCTGATCGGCATCCTTGTCGGCCCCTATGGGCTCGGCCGGCTGGTTTTCGAGCATCCTTGGCTCAACCACATTACGATATCCGATCCCGACTCACTCGAGATCTATGCAGAGTTCGGGATTATCCTGCTCCTGTTCACCATCGGCCTGGAATTGAGCTTCAACCGTCTGTGGGAAATGCGCAGGCTGGTGTTCGGATTGGGCGCGCTCGAACTGCTGGTAATAGGAACCTGCGCGGCGACGTTCCTGTCGATGATGGGCCAGTATTGGACCGGCGCGCTGGCTCTGGGCTTCGCGCTGGCATTCTCTTCGACTGCGATCGTGTTGCCCATTTCGGGAACCAGCTCGCCGGTAGGACGCGCAGCGCTTTCGATGCTGCTGTTCGAAGACATCATGATCGTCCCGATTATCTTTGTCCTGGGTGCGATAGCCCCCAATGCCGACGCTGAAGGGTGGGAAGGCCTGCTCACGACGCTGTGGCAGGGGGGGCTCGTCATCGCGGCTATGATGGTGCTGGGACGCTTCGCCCTTCCGCGCCTCTTCGGTCAGGCAGCGCGAACCAAGAGCCCCGAACTGTTCCTAGCCGCATCGATGCTGGTAGTAATCGGTTCGAGCTTGGCCACGGCTGCGGTGGGATTGTCACCAATCGTGGGTGCGCTGATCGCAGGGCTGCTGATTGCCGAGACCGAATACCATGGTGAGGTCGAGGCCATCATGGACCCGTTCAAAGGGCTTGCACTCGGCATTTTCCTGATCACCGTCGGCATGAGCATTGACGTCGCAACAATCTGGGAGAACCTCGGCACCATCATTGCAGCAGTAGTGACCATCCTTCTGTTCAAGGCTCTGGTGACCGGAATCCTCCTGCGCCTCATGGGTGCACGCCGTAGCACCGCCGCTGAAACCGGCATCCTCATGGCAAGCCCGTCCGAAACCACCCTGATCGTGCTTGCCGCAGCAAGTTCGGCGCTACTCATCCAGCCCGGCACCGCGCAGTTCTGGCAAATCGTCACTGCGGTCGGCCTGACCGTCACCCCCCTTCTGGCCCTGCTTGGCCGGGTCATCGCGAGAAGGGTCGAACCGGTGCCGGAATTGCCGCCCGAGGACGAAGGCGAAGCTCGCGTCATCATCGTCGGCGCAGGGCGCGTCGGTCTTCTCGTCGCGCAGATGCTGTCCGCCCACAAGAAACCCTATGTCGCACTAGATGCCGATCCCGACCTGATCGAGAGCGCCAAGCGCGAAGGCTATCGCGCGGTGTTTGGTGATGCTGCACGGGGGGATGCGATGACCCGGCTTGGTATCGATCATGCCGTTGCGGTCGTGCTGACCATGGATGAACCGGTTCTTGTCCAACGGCTTGTCACCAAGCTGAGGAACGAACACCCCGACCTGCTGATCGTGTGCCGCGCGCGCGACGTGGAACATGCCGCAGCGCTCTACCGCGCCGGCGCAAGTCACGCAGTGCCGGAGACACTCGAAAGCTCGCTCCAGCTTTCGGAAGCGGTGCTGGTCGACATCGGCGTCGCCATGGGGCCGGTGATTGCCTCGATCCACGAAAAGCGCGACGAATTCCGCGCCCAGATCGAGGAGGAAGGCGCGCTCGACTACAAGCCCAAGCTCAGGTCGAGCACGGCCGACGCAGCAGCTTAG